One window of Sphingomonas sp. KC8 genomic DNA carries:
- a CDS encoding TetR/AcrR family transcriptional regulator has product MKNFHRRASAGAAGHAPKWNFTSAQIVASVPPIQPVRDIMTKKRLSSSDRRDSIIDAATGVFAQHGFSGAKTQEIAKAAKVSEALVFRHFPNKVAIYRAVLRHMIRSQNVTFALLSGVPSNTRGLIDMLRRTFLHSLSGASAINAEGMRIFFASLTGDGTYATLAYRRSVRLWLTELDAALSSARASGDLVGAPITPQNIFTFIEHVSSMMLVSRTHPNGIVPYVGDDQQLLRDAVRFCARGIGLTEAAIEAHKELLELPSQPLPDTARLAPPRKETKTSKPRKSGSR; this is encoded by the coding sequence ATGAAAAATTTCCACCGGCGCGCGTCTGCTGGCGCCGCCGGTCATGCCCCGAAATGGAACTTTACTTCGGCACAGATTGTGGCTTCCGTGCCGCCAATCCAGCCGGTACGGGACATCATGACCAAGAAACGCCTGTCTAGCAGCGACCGCCGCGATTCCATCATTGACGCTGCAACCGGCGTGTTCGCGCAGCACGGCTTCAGCGGCGCAAAAACACAGGAAATCGCAAAGGCCGCCAAAGTGTCGGAAGCACTTGTCTTCCGCCATTTTCCAAACAAGGTGGCAATCTACCGCGCCGTTCTTCGGCACATGATCCGATCCCAGAACGTCACATTTGCCCTATTGAGCGGCGTGCCCTCGAACACCCGCGGCCTCATCGATATGCTGCGACGGACATTTTTGCATAGCCTGAGCGGTGCAAGCGCGATCAATGCCGAAGGGATGCGTATCTTCTTCGCCAGCCTGACCGGCGACGGTACCTATGCAACACTCGCTTATCGGCGTTCGGTGCGTTTGTGGCTGACCGAGCTGGATGCTGCGCTTTCCAGCGCCCGCGCATCCGGCGATCTGGTGGGCGCGCCTATTACGCCGCAAAATATTTTCACGTTCATCGAGCATGTAAGTTCGATGATGCTCGTATCCCGGACGCACCCCAACGGCATCGTCCCCTATGTCGGCGACGATCAGCAATTGCTGCGGGACGCGGTTCGTTTCTGTGCCCGGGGCATCGGACTGACAGAAGCGGCCATCGAGGCCCATAAGGAGCTGCTCGAACTGCCGAGCCAGCCATTGCCGGACACAGCTCGCCTCGCCCCGCCACGCAAAGAAACCAAGACGAGCAAGCCGCGAAAATCGGGATCGCGCTGA
- a CDS encoding NADP-dependent oxidoreductase, translating into MRAMVLDRFGGPEVLHMAEIERPSAAPGAVVIQVAYASVNPADWKAREGWLARYFAYQFPFVVGFDAAGIVAEIGAGVAGLKVGDRVVTSSNQGKGERGSYAEYVASDQERVVRLPDHVSLRDAAAMPTAAITAWEAIFDVGGASAGQKVLINGGAGGTGGFAIQLAKMAGAEVAATCGPANLDYVRSLGADLAIDYRLGNVGDAVRAWAPEGVDLIVDTVGQGTLLESIDLVKRGGIVAPIATLIADEPMPDSVRAEQLGVRVIPTTSTFANQERQLKSLVDALAAGRIRAPEITIMPLADAAIAQGRVAAGHVRGKIVLHVSDEPGQ; encoded by the coding sequence ATGCGAGCGATGGTCCTGGACCGCTTTGGCGGCCCGGAAGTTTTGCATATGGCCGAGATCGAACGCCCAAGCGCCGCACCCGGCGCCGTTGTTATCCAGGTCGCTTATGCCAGCGTCAATCCTGCCGACTGGAAAGCCCGTGAAGGCTGGCTCGCGCGCTATTTCGCCTATCAGTTTCCCTTCGTCGTGGGTTTTGACGCCGCTGGTATCGTGGCCGAAATCGGCGCTGGCGTGGCCGGCCTGAAGGTTGGCGATCGTGTTGTCACATCCTCCAACCAGGGCAAGGGCGAGCGCGGCAGCTACGCCGAATATGTTGCCTCCGATCAGGAACGGGTGGTCAGGCTTCCCGACCATGTGTCGCTGCGCGATGCGGCAGCAATGCCGACAGCGGCCATCACCGCATGGGAGGCGATATTCGATGTCGGCGGCGCTTCCGCAGGCCAGAAAGTCCTCATCAACGGCGGTGCCGGCGGCACGGGCGGATTTGCCATCCAGCTTGCCAAGATGGCTGGCGCCGAAGTGGCCGCAACCTGCGGCCCGGCAAATCTCGATTATGTTCGCAGCCTCGGTGCGGATCTGGCGATCGACTATCGCTTGGGCAATGTTGGCGATGCCGTCCGCGCGTGGGCGCCCGAGGGGGTGGACCTGATTGTCGATACCGTTGGACAGGGCACCTTGCTGGAGTCCATCGACCTTGTGAAAAGAGGCGGCATCGTCGCCCCAATCGCGACGCTGATTGCCGATGAACCGATGCCGGATAGCGTACGCGCCGAACAATTGGGCGTGCGCGTCATCCCGACCACTTCGACGTTTGCCAATCAGGAACGGCAACTCAAAAGTCTGGTCGATGCACTCGCCGCCGGACGGATCCGCGCGCCCGAAATCACGATCATGCCATTGGCGGACGCTGCCATAGCACAGGGGCGCGTGGCCGCCGGACATGTGCGAGGCAAAATCGTCCTGCACGTCAGCGACGAGCCGGGCCAATGA
- a CDS encoding VOC family protein, with protein sequence MHAHKTHFGFTKLLVDDLEGVAAFYKSVCGLTELYRVESEIGGRKIREILFDVTGTGAATFVLLKFVGAPKPANDEVILGFITSDLEAFVGRALLAGGSVLQEIRSQPEHGVKVAFVKDVEGHLIEVVEMLAPAPSH encoded by the coding sequence ATGCACGCTCACAAGACGCACTTTGGTTTTACCAAACTTCTGGTCGATGACCTTGAAGGGGTGGCGGCTTTCTACAAGTCCGTATGCGGACTGACCGAACTCTATCGTGTCGAGAGTGAGATCGGTGGACGCAAAATTCGCGAAATTCTGTTCGACGTGACGGGCACGGGCGCCGCAACCTTCGTGCTGCTGAAATTCGTAGGTGCGCCAAAGCCTGCCAATGACGAAGTGATCCTCGGCTTCATAACCAGCGACCTCGAAGCGTTTGTGGGCCGGGCGCTTTTGGCCGGCGGCAGCGTGCTGCAGGAAATCCGCAGCCAGCCGGAACATGGTGTGAAAGTGGCCTTCGTGAAGGATGTCGAAGGGCATCTGATCGAAGTCGTCGAAATGCTCGCGCCGGCTCCATCGCACTGA
- a CDS encoding Dabb family protein produces the protein MYNLLLVIGYTPETTAETRAAFAEALQSAGRALPDVRGLLVQPTLPGVYNGGDLLCRLVFDDAAACARAFATENWQTIEAQLADGTQVATLERVGYDGGLRGDTTDKAGIYRVALFCANVRPTAERLAAFGRQTASMPSYIKSIRRWQLSGATTASGTRPWTHVWEQEYENLDGLNGPYMMHPAHWAHVERWFDTEYTEHLVDPVLVHTFCAIDAAVIIG, from the coding sequence ATGTATAACCTTCTCCTGGTGATCGGATACACTCCGGAAACGACGGCAGAAACGCGCGCCGCGTTTGCGGAAGCCCTGCAATCGGCGGGACGTGCTTTACCGGATGTACGCGGCCTTCTTGTCCAGCCTACCCTGCCCGGCGTCTATAATGGCGGCGATCTGCTGTGCCGTCTCGTTTTCGACGATGCGGCGGCATGTGCACGGGCCTTCGCCACCGAAAACTGGCAAACTATCGAAGCGCAGCTTGCCGATGGAACACAGGTCGCAACCCTCGAACGGGTAGGTTACGACGGCGGATTACGGGGAGATACGACCGATAAAGCGGGCATTTATCGCGTCGCCTTATTCTGCGCCAATGTACGTCCAACCGCCGAACGGCTCGCGGCCTTTGGCCGTCAGACGGCGTCGATGCCCTCCTACATCAAATCCATTCGTCGCTGGCAACTGTCCGGCGCGACGACGGCGAGTGGCACCCGCCCTTGGACCCATGTCTGGGAGCAGGAATATGAAAATCTCGACGGCCTCAATGGTCCGTACATGATGCACCCGGCCCATTGGGCGCATGTCGAACGGTGGTTCGACACCGAATATACAGAACATCTCGTCGATCCGGTTCTCGTGCACACATTCTGCGCGATTGATGCGGCCGTGATCATCGGCTGA
- a CDS encoding TonB-dependent receptor, protein MSFYTLKRVGFAFLAAGVSSFGLAIPATAQSNVVASGETTGDIVVTATRQAQSLQDVPMTINVASGEALQKLNLFDVKDIQLLSPGLDLTNTQGRNNTATLRGISFDPDSGSSPAVDVYFNEISVDAQTAFTAMYDIEQIEVLRGPQGALRGRTAPAGAITLRTRRPDLAEANGYAQLTATDHDAINFQGAVSIPLIADRLALRAAMLIDRNDLNQVHNVNRDTSSRATTESARLSLAFAPTDTFEAVLAYQYLYAENDQEQQVVGLGNQPSLFDPELSGPSASVKDRIAVTDGRMNFRNRTHIATLDAKWDLGAHSLQLVAGHQNTLLKQVVDRDYGNAVPGYANAQFNRIPYIVNSAELRLASTNRTFWNYSASLYYLKQTGDVTVTQDSNQFFANVTPATPLPYSFGAYLPINVDILAPTYQRTMAMAASSSFQFTDALRLEVAGRYSFLKTKQSSILTLTSPGLPSFGIDGFVQGPFDTVDPAIGNQKHDVLTGGANLSYQFTPDVTAYISYGRSYRGPTAAVGATAQLDTELLLTKAERSDAVEIGIKTALVDRHVTFNVNGFYQKFDGYNSRVRNIYYATERDGVPDGFFDFNFNGDAEAKGIEATVAGRWDMFDFSVSASYVDAKFKGAMAPCNDFNGDGVPDATGVPSVPMGEQVALCERNDRIAEQPKFNLTANGEYRFSVGDYEPFVRGLFSYRPGFQSTVANYGYQSRSLLNLYLGLRGPERRWELTAFAKNVLNQQRITSIGQGNFQIGTANGAPFDSGYRLVNSSTPREFGVTMQFNF, encoded by the coding sequence GTGAGTTTTTACACATTGAAGCGGGTAGGCTTTGCTTTTCTGGCTGCCGGTGTTTCGAGTTTTGGTTTGGCAATCCCGGCAACCGCGCAATCGAATGTCGTGGCGAGCGGCGAAACGACCGGCGACATCGTTGTGACCGCCACCCGTCAGGCGCAGTCGCTTCAGGATGTGCCGATGACGATCAACGTCGCATCCGGTGAGGCGCTGCAAAAGCTCAACCTGTTCGACGTGAAAGACATTCAGCTGCTTTCGCCGGGTCTCGACCTCACCAACACCCAGGGCCGGAACAATACCGCGACCTTGCGCGGCATTTCGTTCGATCCGGATTCGGGATCGTCGCCCGCTGTCGATGTCTATTTCAACGAGATTTCGGTCGATGCCCAGACCGCGTTTACCGCGATGTATGATATCGAGCAGATCGAAGTGCTGCGCGGCCCTCAAGGGGCCTTGCGTGGCCGGACGGCACCGGCAGGCGCCATCACGCTGCGCACGCGGCGGCCCGATCTTGCCGAAGCGAACGGCTATGCGCAGCTTACGGCAACCGATCACGATGCCATTAATTTCCAGGGCGCGGTATCCATTCCGCTGATTGCCGATCGGTTGGCGTTGCGCGCGGCGATGCTGATCGACCGCAACGACCTCAATCAGGTCCATAATGTCAACCGGGACACATCGTCGCGTGCCACGACGGAAAGTGCGCGCCTCTCGCTCGCTTTCGCGCCCACCGACACGTTCGAAGCGGTCCTGGCCTATCAGTATCTTTATGCCGAAAATGATCAGGAGCAGCAGGTCGTCGGCCTCGGCAATCAGCCCAGCTTGTTCGATCCGGAGCTGAGTGGGCCGTCGGCAAGCGTGAAGGATCGTATTGCCGTCACCGATGGCCGAATGAACTTCCGCAATCGCACACATATCGCGACGCTCGATGCAAAATGGGATCTGGGCGCGCACAGCCTGCAACTTGTTGCGGGCCATCAGAATACCCTTTTGAAGCAGGTGGTGGATCGGGATTATGGCAATGCCGTCCCCGGCTATGCGAATGCTCAGTTCAATCGCATTCCCTATATCGTCAATTCCGCCGAACTGCGGCTCGCTTCGACCAACCGGACGTTCTGGAACTATTCGGCGAGCCTGTATTATTTGAAGCAGACGGGCGATGTGACGGTCACGCAGGATTCGAACCAGTTTTTTGCGAATGTGACGCCTGCCACGCCACTGCCCTACAGCTTCGGCGCTTACTTGCCGATCAATGTGGACATTCTCGCGCCGACCTATCAGCGCACCATGGCGATGGCTGCCAGCAGCAGCTTCCAGTTCACCGATGCGCTTCGTCTCGAGGTTGCGGGTCGCTATTCATTCCTGAAGACCAAGCAGTCGAGCATCCTGACGCTAACGTCACCGGGATTGCCTTCGTTCGGCATTGATGGCTTCGTCCAAGGGCCGTTCGATACGGTTGATCCGGCGATCGGCAATCAGAAGCATGACGTGCTGACAGGCGGCGCGAACCTCAGCTACCAGTTCACCCCCGATGTGACGGCATATATCAGCTATGGCCGGTCCTATCGTGGGCCGACCGCGGCCGTCGGCGCCACCGCGCAACTTGATACGGAGTTGCTGCTGACGAAGGCGGAGCGTTCCGATGCGGTTGAAATTGGTATCAAGACCGCGTTGGTCGATCGCCACGTAACGTTCAACGTCAACGGCTTCTATCAGAAGTTCGACGGCTATAATTCACGCGTGCGGAACATCTATTACGCCACGGAACGTGACGGCGTTCCCGACGGGTTCTTCGACTTCAACTTCAACGGCGATGCCGAGGCAAAGGGTATCGAGGCGACGGTTGCGGGCCGCTGGGATATGTTCGATTTCTCCGTTAGCGCCTCTTATGTCGATGCCAAGTTCAAGGGGGCTATGGCGCCCTGCAACGACTTCAACGGCGACGGCGTGCCCGATGCCACGGGCGTGCCGAGCGTTCCGATGGGTGAGCAGGTCGCCTTGTGCGAGCGCAATGACCGTATTGCCGAGCAGCCCAAGTTCAACCTCACTGCCAACGGCGAATATCGCTTTTCGGTCGGTGATTATGAACCGTTCGTCCGTGGCCTGTTCAGCTATCGTCCGGGTTTCCAGTCGACGGTAGCGAACTATGGTTATCAGAGCCGATCGCTGCTTAACCTCTACCTTGGTTTGCGCGGCCCCGAGCGTCGCTGGGAACTGACTGCATTCGCGAAGAATGTACTCAACCAGCAGCGGATTACGAGCATCGGGCAGGGCAATTTCCAGATCGGCACCGCCAACGGCGCGCCGTTCGATTCCGGATATCGCCTCGTCAACAGCAGCACGCCGCGCGAATTTGGTGTGACGATGCAGTTCAACTTCTGA
- a CDS encoding SDR family NAD(P)-dependent oxidoreductase, translating into MSKDKDVFAGGVAVITGAGAGIGSGLARRAGELGMTVVVTDIDQARAEGVAAEIIAKGGKAHAMVVDVSRPQELDRLASEVHRQFGDVRLLVNNAGIETIGFTWEIPVERWEATLNINIHGIVHGVRAFAPYMLESGKEAWIANLASVGALSVMPTQTAYIMTKHAVQSFSECLYLEMELKQAPIHVSSILPGMLKTSIFEAGAGKGEPDGASQHRRIMHDLMAAHGMDLAEGCKVILEQVADGKFWVSTQPEMTQQAIDGRMAFLRDQSAPALAEQAKQLLDIH; encoded by the coding sequence ATGTCGAAAGACAAGGACGTATTTGCAGGTGGCGTTGCCGTCATCACTGGTGCCGGTGCGGGCATCGGATCGGGACTGGCACGACGCGCTGGCGAACTGGGCATGACAGTCGTCGTAACCGATATCGATCAAGCCCGGGCCGAAGGCGTCGCCGCCGAAATCATTGCCAAGGGCGGCAAAGCACATGCGATGGTCGTCGATGTGTCCAGGCCCCAGGAACTCGATCGGCTTGCCAGCGAAGTCCATCGGCAGTTTGGCGATGTTCGCCTGCTCGTCAACAATGCCGGCATTGAAACGATCGGTTTCACCTGGGAAATCCCGGTGGAACGGTGGGAAGCAACGCTCAACATCAATATCCATGGCATCGTACACGGCGTTCGCGCTTTTGCGCCCTATATGCTCGAAAGCGGCAAGGAAGCGTGGATCGCCAATCTCGCGTCCGTGGGGGCGCTGTCCGTCATGCCGACGCAAACGGCGTACATCATGACGAAGCATGCGGTGCAGTCGTTCAGCGAATGCCTCTATCTTGAGATGGAACTGAAACAGGCCCCTATCCATGTGAGTTCGATCCTGCCCGGGATGCTCAAGACCAGCATTTTCGAAGCCGGTGCGGGCAAGGGCGAGCCAGACGGGGCTTCGCAGCACCGTCGCATCATGCACGATCTGATGGCAGCCCATGGCATGGACCTGGCGGAAGGATGCAAGGTCATTCTCGAGCAGGTCGCCGACGGCAAATTCTGGGTTTCGACGCAGCCCGAAATGACCCAGCAGGCGATTGATGGACGCATGGCCTTCTTGCGCGATCAATCTGCGCCTGCGCTGGCGGAGCAGGCAAAACAGTTGCTCGACATTCACTAA
- a CDS encoding flavin-containing monooxygenase: MARGDTQLDWQERRLPLNDTAELRAALAEANVPTLLMSYVHITHDEAMLDIFQNYIRPPYSTPATAIPDEYTEDLRAKLLEALTVPGMARNDPPSDALMHRMMAVGVGEAVDDEFVPLLYDQIGLKPPAPRNQVAGRKAPPTDFKVLVIGAGLTGLCAGIKLREAGYDYITIEKNAEVGGTWYENRYPGVGVDTPSHFYSYSFEISPEWNKYHPHGADMQTYLLHVADKYDLRRNIRFNTMVTKLLFDDASATWKVTVRKPDESEEILTANAVINAHGPVNRWKLPDIQGLEKFQGPVVHTATWDPSLDLKGKRVAVIGTGASAAQLVPAIAADVGQLTVFMRSKHWVIFNPEIMDDVTAGVKFALRHIPFYREWFRFRVYWFAADGLFSNVLQDPDWPADSPAVSAINEGMRQYALAHLNHKFADRPDLREKLTPDFPIFSKRIIIDGGWFDALKRENVALETDRIEQILPGGVRMADGRELDFDVIICATGFDVANMMGNLEIHGRDGRNLRDEWGADDPRAYMGITHPGFPNYFMTVGPNSAPNHAAGQNLVSEVQIHYIIECLDKLVETNARTIEPTQEAFVAWNNRIDKRMEQMIWSHPKAQSYYRNSKGRVFLSWPYRLVDYWTATRSPVLADYVIE, encoded by the coding sequence ATGGCGCGTGGTGATACCCAATTGGACTGGCAGGAGCGCAGGCTTCCGCTGAATGACACGGCGGAGCTTCGCGCGGCACTTGCCGAGGCGAACGTGCCGACCTTGCTGATGTCCTATGTCCACATCACCCACGACGAGGCGATGCTCGACATTTTTCAGAATTACATCCGGCCGCCCTACAGCACGCCGGCGACTGCGATTCCTGACGAATATACAGAGGATCTGCGAGCCAAACTGCTTGAAGCCCTCACCGTTCCGGGCATGGCACGGAACGACCCGCCATCCGATGCGCTTATGCATCGCATGATGGCAGTCGGTGTCGGGGAGGCCGTCGATGACGAATTCGTGCCGCTTCTCTATGACCAGATCGGGCTGAAGCCACCGGCTCCGCGCAATCAGGTGGCCGGGCGCAAGGCGCCGCCCACGGATTTCAAGGTGCTGGTTATCGGTGCGGGCCTCACGGGTCTTTGTGCCGGGATCAAGCTGCGCGAAGCGGGTTATGATTATATCACGATCGAGAAGAATGCCGAGGTTGGCGGCACCTGGTACGAGAACCGATATCCGGGCGTCGGCGTCGACACGCCCAGCCACTTTTATTCCTATTCGTTCGAAATCAGCCCCGAGTGGAATAAATACCACCCGCACGGTGCCGACATGCAGACCTATTTGCTGCACGTTGCCGACAAATATGATCTGAGGCGGAACATCCGCTTCAACACCATGGTGACGAAACTTCTGTTCGACGATGCGAGTGCGACCTGGAAGGTGACTGTACGCAAGCCGGATGAAAGCGAAGAAATCCTGACGGCGAACGCGGTCATCAATGCGCATGGGCCTGTGAACCGTTGGAAATTACCAGATATTCAGGGGCTTGAAAAATTTCAGGGGCCAGTCGTTCATACAGCAACCTGGGATCCGTCGCTCGACCTTAAGGGCAAGCGGGTCGCGGTGATCGGTACAGGCGCGAGCGCAGCACAGCTTGTGCCGGCGATTGCCGCCGATGTTGGACAGCTCACCGTTTTCATGCGCAGCAAGCATTGGGTGATCTTTAACCCCGAGATCATGGATGACGTGACCGCGGGTGTGAAGTTCGCCTTGCGGCATATTCCATTCTACCGCGAATGGTTCCGCTTTCGCGTGTACTGGTTCGCGGCCGACGGCCTGTTTTCGAACGTGCTCCAGGATCCTGACTGGCCGGCGGATTCGCCAGCGGTTTCGGCGATCAACGAAGGGATGCGCCAATATGCGCTGGCGCACCTCAACCATAAATTTGCCGATCGCCCGGACCTTCGGGAAAAACTGACGCCCGATTTCCCGATTTTTTCAAAGCGCATCATTATCGATGGCGGATGGTTCGATGCGCTCAAGCGCGAGAATGTGGCGCTTGAAACCGACCGCATCGAACAGATATTGCCTGGCGGTGTCCGGATGGCGGATGGCCGCGAATTGGATTTTGATGTTATCATCTGCGCGACGGGGTTTGATGTCGCGAACATGATGGGAAATCTCGAAATCCATGGTCGCGACGGCCGCAATCTGCGCGATGAATGGGGTGCGGACGACCCACGCGCCTATATGGGTATTACGCATCCGGGCTTTCCCAATTACTTCATGACGGTTGGTCCGAACAGCGCGCCAAACCATGCGGCGGGCCAGAATTTGGTGTCGGAAGTCCAGATCCATTACATCATCGAATGTCTGGACAAGCTGGTCGAGACGAACGCGCGTACGATCGAGCCGACACAGGAGGCATTCGTCGCCTGGAATAATAGGATCGACAAACGGATGGAGCAGATGATCTGGAGCCATCCGAAAGCGCAAAGCTATTATCGCAACAGCAAGGGCAGGGTGTTCCTGTCCTGGCCCTATCGCCTGGTGGACTATTGGACGGCCACCCGATCGCCGGTCCTTGCCGATTATGTGATCGAATAG
- a CDS encoding SDR family NAD(P)-dependent oxidoreductase, with translation MSTSQQPLAGKVALVTGASRGIGQAIAQRLAAAGATVVVSARSATAPATQKRFGAEQVIAGTLAETVALIEAQGGRAIAVAADLENAAERGTLVERAIAAAGRLDILVNNAGYADYSRIEDMSDETFERTITHYLRAPFSLIRDAIPGMKAAGAGWIVNIGSVTSLPPTRPFPDYSKAGGDTLYASVKAALHRFSQGLAAEMEDSNIAVNVVGPSTAIRTPGASDLIPSDYPTEDVAYLAETVLAMCHLPASERTGHIAFSMHWPHAHKLPVMSLDGLTELAPAEPPAWSHPAIAAAGY, from the coding sequence ATGAGCACATCACAGCAACCACTGGCCGGCAAAGTCGCGCTCGTCACCGGCGCCAGCCGGGGCATCGGCCAAGCGATCGCGCAACGCCTTGCGGCAGCCGGCGCGACCGTCGTCGTCAGTGCCCGTTCTGCCACGGCACCGGCCACGCAAAAGCGGTTCGGCGCCGAACAGGTGATCGCGGGCACGCTTGCGGAAACGGTGGCGCTGATCGAGGCACAGGGCGGACGCGCGATTGCGGTTGCCGCGGACCTCGAAAATGCCGCCGAACGGGGAACGCTGGTCGAACGGGCGATCGCCGCAGCCGGACGCCTTGATATCCTGGTGAACAATGCCGGCTATGCCGATTACAGCCGCATCGAGGATATGTCGGACGAAACGTTCGAGCGCACGATAACCCATTATCTGCGGGCGCCCTTCTCACTGATCCGCGATGCCATTCCGGGCATGAAGGCCGCTGGCGCCGGGTGGATCGTCAACATCGGATCGGTGACGTCATTGCCGCCGACCCGGCCCTTCCCGGACTATTCGAAAGCCGGTGGCGATACGCTCTATGCCAGCGTGAAGGCAGCCCTCCATCGCTTTTCGCAAGGCCTCGCCGCCGAGATGGAAGATAGCAATATTGCGGTCAACGTCGTCGGCCCGTCGACGGCCATCCGCACGCCCGGCGCGTCGGATCTCATTCCGAGCGACTATCCAACCGAAGACGTCGCCTATCTGGCTGAAACGGTGCTCGCCATGTGCCATCTGCCGGCAAGCGAACGGACCGGGCACATCGCATTTTCGATGCACTGGCCGCATGCGCACAAGTTGCCGGTCATGTCCCTCGACGGGCTGACCGAACTTGCGCCTGCCGAACCACCCGCCTGGTCGCATCCGGCCATCGCCGCGGCGGGTTACTAA
- a CDS encoding alpha/beta hydrolase: protein MPIDPQIEAMLAGAPAWPPVSTMPVDELRKNVRASSLAFPPLDVPLANIVDTAIEGPGGSIPLRIYTPQGEGPFPAIVYFHGGGWVVGDLDTQDMIARALAHGAQSVVVSVDYRLAPENPFPAAAEDAWAATLWTAAHAGDINADSGLIAVAGDSAGANLAAGVALRARDAGTPKLAAQVMFYGSGNYPSEETASSQEFANGPLLSREDVHYFWHQYLANPATDQHHPLASPIRAKSHAGLAPAYMGTAEVDPSRDDGERYAAKLEAAGVPVEMKRYAGMVHGFVSWIGMLPGAQQAMDDACAFLKKHYTIARV from the coding sequence GTGCCCATTGATCCCCAGATTGAAGCGATGCTGGCCGGGGCGCCTGCATGGCCGCCCGTCAGCACCATGCCGGTCGATGAATTGCGCAAGAATGTGCGGGCAAGTTCGCTTGCTTTTCCGCCGCTCGACGTACCGCTCGCCAATATCGTCGATACCGCCATCGAAGGCCCTGGCGGGTCCATCCCGCTACGCATCTATACACCGCAAGGCGAAGGGCCATTTCCGGCCATTGTGTATTTTCACGGCGGCGGCTGGGTGGTCGGCGATCTCGATACGCAGGATATGATTGCCCGTGCCCTCGCTCATGGTGCTCAGAGTGTCGTGGTGTCGGTGGACTATCGCCTTGCCCCCGAAAACCCCTTCCCGGCCGCCGCCGAAGATGCCTGGGCGGCTACGCTGTGGACCGCAGCCCATGCCGGGGACATCAATGCGGATTCCGGCCTGATCGCTGTTGCCGGCGACAGCGCCGGGGCAAATCTGGCAGCGGGCGTTGCCTTGCGCGCGCGCGATGCGGGCACGCCCAAGCTTGCCGCCCAGGTCATGTTCTATGGTTCGGGCAATTACCCTTCGGAAGAAACCGCTTCATCGCAGGAATTTGCGAACGGCCCGCTGCTGTCGCGCGAGGATGTTCATTATTTCTGGCATCAATATCTGGCGAACCCGGCGACAGACCAACATCATCCGCTTGCCTCGCCCATCCGGGCCAAGAGCCATGCCGGGCTTGCCCCGGCCTATATGGGCACAGCCGAAGTCGATCCGTCGCGTGATGATGGCGAGCGTTACGCCGCCAAGCTCGAAGCCGCGGGCGTGCCGGTCGAGATGAAGCGTTATGCCGGCATGGTCCACGGCTTCGTATCGTGGATCGGCATGCTGCCCGGCGCGCAGCAGGCCATGGACGACGCCTGCGCTTTTCTGAAAAAGCATTACACCATCGCCCGCGTCTGA